One window of Marinomonas primoryensis genomic DNA carries:
- the putA gene encoding bifunctional proline dehydrogenase/L-glutamate gamma-semialdehyde dehydrogenase PutA gives MFKAIEVLQPNFIQRPLNELWQLISPLYKMDEEKWLKELLPLAKPTDEALADHTNAASKLIAEVRNDDDSMSMIDALLLEYSLDTKEGILLMCLAEALMRVPDKETADAFIKDRLSVADWASHAKNSDSFFVNASTWGLLLTGKIVTMDENQDGTPANLVNRMVNRVSEPVIRKAMNQAMKIMGHQFVLGRNITEALSRGKSYRDKGYTYSFDMLGEAALTAADADKYLKSYEQAVESVGKDTYSKGHRPTISIKLSALHPRYEVGCEERVMTELFDSVKGLITKARALNVGITIDAEEADRLELSLHLFEKLYCDEATKGWGLFGIVVQAYSKRALPVLVWLAALAKQHGDRVPVRLVKGAYWDSEIKLCQQRGIDGYPVYTRKESTDVSYLACAHFLLSEHTRANIFPQFASHNAHTIATINCIATQLGATTKEFEFQRLHGMGDALYNRLIKDSDICVRIYAPVGSHKDLLPYLVRRLLENGANSSFVHRLIDASYPIADLIDHPVTTLESRKSLANPHISLPSSLFDDRKNSFGPNIEIDSDWAPFKAKIDVFMGQDTQWRAFPIVGGEKVETGHTHAVLSPYDHSESAGQIDWADTTTVTKAIDLAEAAFPAWSTRPATERADCLDKMADLMEENYAELMALCHREAGKTIQDSIDEVREAVDFCRYYAQQARSHFATPATYTDFLGQEKHAKLNGRGVFTCISPWNFPLAIFTGQIVAALVVGNTVVAKPAEQTSLIAFRAIELLHQAGVPADVLHLLPGDGATVGAPLTSDKRIAGLAFTGSTGTAQLINRTLAARGVAPVPIIAETGGQNAMLVDSTSLPEQVVRDAVRSAFASAGQRCSALRVLFVQEDIADRVIPMIKGAMQEQSVGLPYLHSTDVGPVIDKKAQTMLLEHIEHMTKEAKLIAQSELPSFANKGTYVAPTAFEIASIDQLTDEKFGPILHVVRYKARDLDKIIDTINNSGFGLTLGVHSRNETTCARIASRARVGNLYINRDQVGAVVGVQPFGGQGMSGTGPKAGGPHYLQRFAIEQDL, from the coding sequence CCACACTAATGCGGCTTCTAAGCTGATTGCTGAAGTTCGTAATGATGACGATAGCATGTCAATGATTGACGCTTTACTGTTGGAATACAGTCTAGACACCAAAGAAGGTATTTTGTTGATGTGTTTGGCTGAAGCGCTCATGCGTGTACCAGACAAAGAAACCGCAGACGCTTTCATTAAAGACCGTTTGAGTGTGGCCGACTGGGCTTCTCACGCTAAGAATTCTGATTCCTTTTTTGTTAATGCATCCACATGGGGTCTCTTGTTGACAGGCAAAATCGTCACCATGGACGAAAACCAAGACGGCACACCCGCTAATCTTGTTAATCGTATGGTAAACCGTGTTTCTGAGCCTGTGATTCGTAAAGCGATGAACCAAGCGATGAAAATTATGGGACATCAGTTTGTTTTAGGCCGCAACATCACAGAAGCCTTGTCTCGTGGTAAAAGCTACCGAGACAAAGGTTACACCTACTCTTTTGATATGTTGGGCGAAGCGGCATTAACCGCCGCAGACGCCGATAAATACCTCAAGTCTTACGAGCAAGCCGTCGAGTCTGTAGGCAAAGATACCTACAGCAAAGGCCACCGCCCTACAATCTCTATTAAGCTATCTGCCCTTCACCCTCGTTATGAAGTGGGTTGTGAAGAGCGTGTGATGACCGAGCTTTTTGACAGCGTTAAAGGCTTAATCACTAAGGCTCGAGCCTTGAACGTCGGCATTACTATCGATGCGGAAGAAGCAGATCGCCTAGAACTTTCTTTGCACTTATTTGAAAAACTTTATTGTGACGAAGCAACGAAAGGCTGGGGATTATTTGGCATAGTCGTTCAGGCTTACTCAAAGCGCGCACTGCCTGTTTTGGTATGGTTGGCAGCACTTGCTAAACAACATGGTGATCGAGTGCCTGTTCGCCTTGTAAAGGGCGCTTATTGGGATTCTGAAATTAAACTTTGCCAACAACGCGGCATTGATGGTTATCCTGTTTACACACGCAAAGAATCGACCGATGTGTCTTACCTAGCGTGCGCTCACTTCTTACTCAGCGAGCACACTCGCGCGAATATCTTTCCACAGTTTGCCAGCCATAATGCGCACACCATTGCGACCATTAATTGCATCGCAACACAATTGGGCGCAACGACAAAAGAATTCGAGTTCCAACGCTTACACGGCATGGGCGATGCGCTTTATAACCGCTTAATCAAAGACAGCGACATCTGCGTACGTATTTACGCGCCGGTCGGTAGTCACAAAGACTTGCTTCCTTACTTGGTGCGTCGTCTGTTAGAAAATGGCGCCAACAGCTCATTCGTACACCGTTTGATCGACGCCAGCTACCCAATTGCGGATTTGATCGATCACCCAGTGACGACGCTAGAAAGTCGAAAATCACTGGCGAATCCTCATATCAGCCTACCATCTAGCTTGTTTGATGATCGTAAGAACTCATTTGGACCCAATATTGAGATCGATTCTGACTGGGCACCGTTCAAAGCTAAAATCGACGTTTTCATGGGACAAGACACCCAATGGCGCGCTTTCCCTATCGTCGGTGGCGAAAAAGTGGAAACGGGACACACTCACGCGGTACTTAGTCCTTACGATCACAGTGAGTCAGCGGGTCAAATTGACTGGGCAGACACAACCACCGTCACAAAAGCCATTGACCTTGCGGAAGCGGCTTTCCCTGCGTGGTCTACTCGTCCAGCGACGGAACGTGCTGATTGCCTAGACAAAATGGCAGACTTGATGGAAGAAAACTACGCAGAACTGATGGCACTTTGCCACCGTGAAGCGGGTAAAACCATTCAAGACAGCATCGATGAAGTACGCGAGGCCGTCGACTTCTGCCGCTACTACGCGCAACAAGCACGCAGTCATTTTGCGACGCCAGCGACTTACACAGATTTCTTAGGACAAGAAAAACACGCCAAGCTAAATGGCCGTGGCGTTTTTACTTGTATCAGCCCTTGGAACTTCCCATTGGCGATTTTCACCGGCCAAATCGTGGCGGCACTTGTGGTTGGTAACACCGTAGTGGCAAAACCAGCGGAACAAACCAGTTTGATCGCCTTTCGTGCCATTGAGTTATTACATCAAGCAGGCGTACCAGCCGATGTTCTGCATCTTCTACCGGGCGATGGCGCGACGGTTGGTGCTCCGCTCACCAGCGACAAACGCATTGCAGGTTTGGCGTTCACGGGCTCGACCGGCACGGCACAATTGATTAACCGCACACTCGCGGCACGTGGCGTGGCGCCTGTGCCTATCATCGCAGAAACCGGCGGTCAAAACGCAATGTTGGTGGACTCTACGTCATTACCAGAGCAAGTCGTACGTGATGCTGTTCGTTCTGCTTTCGCGTCAGCTGGTCAACGTTGTTCCGCATTGCGTGTCTTGTTCGTACAAGAAGACATTGCCGATCGAGTTATTCCGATGATCAAAGGTGCGATGCAAGAACAGTCTGTAGGCTTGCCGTATTTACACAGCACAGATGTGGGTCCAGTTATCGATAAAAAAGCTCAAACCATGTTGCTAGAACACATCGAACACATGACAAAAGAAGCCAAGCTGATTGCTCAATCAGAACTGCCATCATTTGCAAACAAAGGCACGTATGTTGCGCCAACGGCATTTGAAATTGCCAGTATCGATCAGCTTACCGATGAAAAATTCGGCCCAATTCTTCACGTTGTACGCTACAAAGCACGCGACTTAGACAAGATCATTGATACGATTAACAACTCAGGGTTTGGTCTGACGTTAGGCGTTCATAGCCGTAATGAAACCACCTGTGCTCGTATTGCAAGCCGAGCTCGCGTGGGTAACTTGTACATCAACCGAGATCAAGTTGGTGCTGTTGTTGGCGTTCAGCCTTTTGGTGGACAAGGCATGTCTGGTACTGGCCCGAAAGCCGGTGGCCCGCACTATCTACAACGCTTCGCCATTGAGCAAGACCTTTAA
- a CDS encoding 1-pyrroline-5-carboxylate dehydrogenase translates to MTIVQPIQIQVAQKVFESWDKIGVNGRAEKLLNTLVSFSNEEKKMAAWQINNAQKEIAETRVMPGPTGERNELSNQGRGPFLCMSFVESGKAKVGLVGQVFTALIAGNPVITVGPTGQEIMDLISPFVPEGVIQNIAESAQDSLIEANHLAGIATLCDPMQAQLLSQRLAAKGGLICQLIEEVDSENLSVIAKPHYLLRFVTERTVSNNTTAIGGNATLLELGSMND, encoded by the coding sequence ATGACAATCGTACAACCTATCCAAATTCAGGTCGCTCAAAAAGTCTTCGAATCATGGGACAAGATTGGGGTAAATGGTCGAGCGGAAAAGCTGCTTAACACGCTGGTGTCGTTTTCTAATGAAGAAAAGAAAATGGCCGCTTGGCAGATCAATAATGCACAAAAAGAAATAGCTGAAACTCGCGTGATGCCTGGTCCAACCGGTGAACGAAACGAGCTATCAAACCAAGGCCGTGGCCCGTTCCTCTGCATGTCTTTCGTAGAAAGCGGCAAAGCAAAAGTCGGTTTAGTAGGTCAGGTATTTACCGCATTAATCGCTGGCAACCCGGTGATTACTGTTGGTCCAACGGGCCAAGAAATCATGGACCTGATTTCACCTTTCGTGCCAGAAGGCGTTATCCAAAATATCGCGGAGTCCGCACAAGACTCTTTGATTGAAGCCAATCACTTGGCTGGAATTGCAACGCTTTGCGACCCTATGCAAGCGCAATTGCTTAGCCAGCGTCTTGCAGCGAAAGGCGGTCTCATCTGTCAATTGATCGAAGAAGTCGACAGCGAGAACCTCAGTGTCATCGCCAAACCGCATTACTTACTGCGCTTTGTTACCGAACGCACTGTGTCGAACAACACCACAGCAATCGGCGGCAACGCTACCTTGCTTGAACTGGGTAGCATGAACGACTAA
- a CDS encoding ABC transporter substrate-binding protein, producing MLKNMSALIVIFMTLSSPSFAEPSVWESNKLTIYSATDLDAIAPVLAAFRANYPNMEVVYREFNTQELDKAIRANPLQDQPDVVISSAMDLQVRLVNDGYAQPVLDTAVETLPSWANWRNEVIGFTYEPIVFVYNKAAFKNKPVPLTHESLASVMRSEDAFFAHKVGSYDARRSGIGYLVATQDEVTSSISGRLQESLGRAHTKVFGQTSSLLDGLASGELIFGYNLLGSYSFARERRDNRIGVVIPQDYALVVSRAVFISKHARHELNAQRFVSFLISKEGQEVIAKHSELVALNPDIDALLSQQKLQDHTINFHPIPLGPALMVYLDNSKRRRFLKAWENALLPE from the coding sequence ATGTTGAAAAATATGAGTGCATTGATCGTTATTTTTATGACGCTTTCTAGTCCAAGTTTTGCGGAGCCCTCGGTATGGGAAAGCAATAAGCTAACGATATACAGTGCAACGGATTTGGATGCAATTGCGCCAGTGCTTGCAGCGTTTAGAGCGAATTACCCTAATATGGAAGTCGTGTATCGCGAGTTTAATACTCAAGAATTGGATAAGGCAATAAGAGCAAACCCTTTGCAGGATCAGCCTGATGTTGTGATTAGTTCTGCCATGGATCTTCAGGTTCGTCTTGTTAATGATGGTTATGCGCAACCGGTTTTGGATACGGCTGTTGAAACACTTCCCAGTTGGGCTAATTGGCGCAATGAAGTTATCGGCTTTACTTACGAGCCGATTGTTTTTGTCTATAACAAAGCGGCGTTTAAAAACAAACCTGTTCCTCTTACTCACGAATCATTAGCCAGTGTCATGCGCAGTGAAGATGCTTTTTTTGCCCATAAAGTGGGGTCTTATGATGCGCGTCGCTCAGGCATTGGCTATCTTGTTGCAACGCAAGATGAAGTCACTTCCAGTATCAGCGGACGCTTACAAGAAAGCTTAGGCCGTGCGCATACAAAGGTATTTGGGCAGACTTCAAGCCTGTTAGATGGTCTTGCTTCTGGAGAATTAATCTTTGGTTATAATCTATTGGGTTCTTATTCATTCGCTCGTGAAAGGCGAGATAATCGAATTGGAGTAGTGATTCCGCAAGACTATGCTCTTGTTGTTAGCCGAGCTGTCTTCATATCAAAGCACGCAAGGCATGAATTAAATGCACAGCGTTTTGTGAGTTTCTTGATCTCTAAGGAGGGGCAAGAGGTCATTGCCAAGCACAGTGAGCTGGTGGCCTTGAATCCCGACATAGACGCATTGTTATCTCAACAGAAGCTGCAAGACCATACTATCAATTTTCACCCTATACCTTTGGGGCCCGCCCTGATGGTTTACCTTGATAATTCGAAACGACGACGTTTTCTCAAAGCGTGGGAAAATGCACTTTTACCGGAATAA
- a CDS encoding sensor histidine kinase codes for MSMIEKSYSLRLRMLTRSAFLLLSIFLILSIGVWHYAREASNYSYDRLLNSASLSIMEGLHVYGKKVDLDLPYAAFEMMQLAAQDKVFYQVLGTQGELITGYVDMPLFEKLKGESHLKFYNAHYLSEDVRVVVRHKRLSEPAVSGWVTVVLAHTLIARQQMMNDILYRSFAVLLGIMVFVMIVLWVAINRALEPLSSISKTLVSHSVLSAEPIQSTPIQEVFPLVKAINDYQAQLLSNLASMKRFIADASHQIRTAQSSTQAQLDIASQSKNVDELPEYLSKIREEHVRLTRLTNQLLTHAMVVHRGDTKIIEEMNVEVIMKQLLTECVRDNAHRMIDFSYQCEQALPLVMGDPISLREAVRNLLENAVYYGPEQNQIEIFLQSNSRSLDIIIDDAGPGIPNELRDKAKARFQRLANDLNGSGLGLSIVASVAEAHGGAFFLEDSPLGGLRTRIHLTIGSALC; via the coding sequence ATGTCGATGATTGAGAAAAGTTATTCGTTACGTCTTCGAATGCTGACTCGCTCGGCCTTTTTATTATTGTCGATTTTTTTAATATTAAGTATTGGTGTTTGGCATTACGCGCGTGAAGCTTCAAATTATTCTTATGATCGATTACTAAATAGTGCCAGTTTATCGATCATGGAAGGGCTCCATGTGTATGGTAAAAAAGTGGATTTAGATTTGCCATATGCGGCTTTTGAAATGATGCAATTGGCAGCACAAGATAAGGTGTTTTATCAGGTGTTGGGAACGCAAGGAGAGCTCATTACCGGTTACGTAGATATGCCCTTGTTTGAAAAACTTAAGGGAGAATCTCATCTTAAGTTTTATAACGCGCATTATTTGTCCGAGGATGTTCGGGTGGTTGTTCGTCATAAAAGGCTGTCTGAGCCAGCGGTATCTGGTTGGGTAACGGTCGTACTTGCGCATACGTTAATAGCTCGGCAACAAATGATGAATGACATTCTTTATCGAAGTTTTGCTGTGCTTTTAGGCATTATGGTATTTGTCATGATTGTGCTTTGGGTTGCAATCAATCGTGCGCTTGAACCGCTTAGTTCTATTTCAAAAACACTCGTGTCCCATTCTGTTTTGTCAGCAGAACCGATTCAATCAACACCGATCCAAGAAGTCTTTCCTTTGGTTAAAGCAATCAATGATTATCAGGCTCAATTATTGTCAAATTTAGCAAGCATGAAGCGCTTTATTGCGGATGCTAGTCATCAAATTCGAACGGCACAAAGTTCGACACAAGCCCAACTTGATATCGCTAGCCAAAGCAAAAATGTGGATGAACTGCCAGAGTATTTAAGCAAAATACGTGAAGAGCATGTGCGTCTAACGCGGTTAACTAATCAGCTACTGACACACGCGATGGTTGTGCATCGGGGAGATACGAAAATCATTGAAGAAATGAATGTCGAGGTTATTATGAAACAGTTGTTAACGGAGTGTGTTCGAGACAACGCCCATAGAATGATCGATTTTTCTTATCAATGTGAGCAAGCATTACCTCTTGTTATGGGTGACCCTATTAGCTTACGGGAGGCGGTTCGAAATTTGCTGGAGAATGCGGTGTATTACGGACCAGAACAGAATCAGATTGAAATTTTTTTACAATCCAATAGCCGCAGTCTTGATATTATTATTGATGATGCAGGCCCTGGCATTCCAAATGAATTAAGAGACAAAGCCAAAGCGCGTTTCCAACGACTGGCGAATGATCTTAATGGCTCAGGTTTGGGTTTGTCGATTGTGGCCAGTGTCGCAGAAGCTCACGGCGGGGCTTTTTTTTTAGAAGATAGCCCGTTAGGCGGATTGAGAACACGAATACATCTAACAATAGGAAGCGCATTATGTTGA
- a CDS encoding response regulator transcription factor: MRMLLIEDNESLADSIRIYFRNLGHPIDWIDSVEKAETSLSFDDFDLLILDINLPGKSGFQLLQSLRNQGNRVPVLVLTARTEVDDRVSSLDFGADDYLAKPFDFRELAARCRALYRRGRGGASNEIRCGNLVYNLASHSAKISDITLDLRPRELQLLELFLKNIDRVLNKDDISNRLYRYDEAYTPNAIEQTLTRLRKQLDGSTLIIKTIRGLGYLAHVDD; the protein is encoded by the coding sequence ATGCGTATGTTATTGATTGAAGATAATGAAAGTTTGGCTGACTCGATTCGAATTTATTTTCGGAATTTAGGTCATCCGATTGACTGGATTGATTCAGTTGAAAAAGCGGAGACAAGTTTGTCGTTTGATGATTTTGACTTGCTGATTTTAGACATTAACTTACCTGGAAAAAGCGGTTTCCAGCTTTTGCAGAGCTTACGCAACCAAGGGAATCGCGTCCCCGTTCTTGTGCTAACAGCGCGAACAGAAGTAGACGATAGAGTGAGTTCATTAGACTTTGGTGCGGATGATTATCTTGCGAAGCCATTTGATTTTCGTGAGCTAGCAGCACGGTGCCGTGCGCTTTATCGTCGTGGACGTGGCGGCGCCAGCAATGAAATTCGGTGTGGTAACTTAGTCTACAATTTAGCGTCACATTCGGCGAAAATAAGTGATATAACGCTAGATTTACGGCCAAGAGAGTTACAGTTGTTAGAGCTTTTTTTAAAAAACATTGATCGTGTGCTCAACAAAGACGATATATCTAATCGTCTTTATCGTTACGATGAAGCGTATACACCCAATGCTATAGAGCAGACATTAACGCGGTTACGAAAACAACTAGATGGCTCCACGTTGATTATTAAAACCATTCGTGGCTTAGGGTATTTAGCTCATGTCGATGATTGA
- a CDS encoding Bug family tripartite tricarboxylate transporter substrate binding protein — protein MKSHIASLLLVSGISAAFNASAFEPSKPSCIAPAKPGGGFDLTCRILSTGFANADITKIPMAVTFMPGGVGAVAYNYINSTTPDDPNKLVAFSSGSLLNLAQGKFGKNLDENNARWVGTAGVDYGAIMVRADAPWNTLNELVDDIKKDPTKFVLGAGGGVGSQDWMKAAILMKSSGVDPKKMRYVAYEGGGEALAALLGGHIKVYPGDVGEMKGLVESGKVKVLAIMSPERLKGEYSKYPTAIEQGYDAEWTIIRGYYLGPKVSDEAYNYWAAQFQKAYKSPAFEKVVVDQNLVPFTMSGDTLDNYIKERVAYMRGLAKEAGLIK, from the coding sequence ATGAAATCCCATATCGCCTCTTTATTACTTGTTAGTGGCATTTCTGCTGCGTTCAACGCAAGCGCGTTTGAGCCATCCAAACCAAGCTGTATTGCACCTGCAAAACCCGGTGGTGGTTTCGATTTAACCTGCCGTATTTTATCCACTGGCTTTGCCAATGCAGACATCACAAAAATTCCTATGGCAGTAACTTTTATGCCTGGCGGCGTAGGCGCTGTTGCCTACAACTATATTAATTCCACCACACCAGATGACCCAAACAAGTTAGTTGCTTTCAGTTCCGGTTCATTACTGAATCTTGCGCAAGGAAAATTTGGTAAAAACCTAGATGAAAATAACGCTCGCTGGGTAGGTACGGCTGGTGTCGACTATGGCGCGATCATGGTTCGAGCTGACGCACCGTGGAATACGTTGAATGAATTGGTCGATGATATCAAAAAAGACCCAACTAAATTCGTGCTTGGTGCCGGAGGTGGTGTCGGTAGCCAAGATTGGATGAAAGCGGCCATCCTAATGAAGTCCTCTGGTGTCGATCCAAAGAAAATGCGCTATGTCGCTTATGAAGGCGGCGGTGAAGCATTGGCAGCGTTACTCGGCGGACACATTAAAGTGTACCCAGGTGATGTCGGCGAAATGAAAGGTTTGGTTGAATCAGGCAAGGTAAAAGTGCTTGCCATTATGTCTCCTGAACGTTTGAAGGGTGAATATTCCAAATACCCAACCGCTATCGAACAAGGTTACGATGCAGAATGGACCATTATTCGAGGTTATTATTTAGGGCCAAAAGTGTCTGATGAAGCCTACAACTATTGGGCGGCTCAATTTCAAAAAGCCTATAAAAGCCCAGCGTTTGAAAAAGTTGTCGTCGATCAAAATCTAGTACCGTTTACCATGTCTGGCGACACACTAGACAACTACATTAAAGAACGAGTCGCTTATATGCGTGGTTTAGCAAAAGAAGCTGGCTTAATTAAGTAG
- a CDS encoding tripartite tricarboxylate transporter TctB family protein gives MLYDRIFAGVFLVLSGLVAWTAYYFDVPFQYEPLGPKAFPIILSIILAACCIWMMIKPDQNTWHPTKEVLTKIVIGLVIMVLYAVLFEEAGFIISTTLVGTIFSWLFGEKPLKAFLYAFVLSLISYFLLADLMQLNVPTGLLFGDF, from the coding sequence ATGTTATATGACCGCATTTTCGCGGGCGTTTTTTTGGTACTGTCCGGGCTAGTCGCCTGGACAGCTTACTACTTCGACGTTCCGTTTCAGTATGAGCCCTTAGGGCCAAAAGCCTTTCCTATTATTTTGTCGATTATTTTGGCAGCCTGTTGTATTTGGATGATGATTAAGCCCGATCAAAATACTTGGCATCCAACCAAAGAGGTTCTCACCAAGATCGTTATTGGTCTAGTTATTATGGTGCTGTATGCCGTTCTATTTGAAGAAGCAGGCTTCATTATTTCCACCACGTTAGTCGGTACTATTTTTAGTTGGCTGTTTGGTGAAAAGCCTTTAAAAGCCTTTTTGTATGCTTTCGTCCTAAGTTTAATTAGCTATTTTTTATTAGCTGATTTAATGCAGCTTAATGTCCCAACCGGCCTACTTTTCGGAGACTTCTAA
- a CDS encoding tripartite tricarboxylate transporter permease has translation MDVLHYLSIGFSVALTPLNLGLVLAGCFIGTLIGSLPGIGPINGVAILLPLAYSIGLPPESALILLAGVYYGAEYGGRISSILLNVPGDAGAIMTTLDGYPMAKRGEGGRALALSAVSSFFGSMGALLLMVIFAPLLSKLAIQFGPSEYVWLMIFAFTCLATMVGKRPIKTVIGVVIGLLFATVGIDSGTGILRFTMGIPNLFDGVDFLVVVIGMFAISEVLILLESWARNDLKLTPVGKSFISFSDIMAVKWVILRSTISGFLIGVLPGTGASIASAVAYGTEKRFAAGKDDHFGEGDIRGLAAPEAANNAAAAGSMVPMLTLGIPGSGTTAILLGALMMFNITPGPLLFEQQPNIAWGLIASMFIGNIALLVMNLPLIGVFVRLLSIKQSYLVPIIVMLTFVGIYSIHGDTFDLFFMILLGVFAFIFRKLGFSLAPVILGLVLGEVLEENLRRALSISGGDWSILLNGTMTYVLAIATIAALIAPRLLKVFKK, from the coding sequence ATGGACGTTTTACACTACTTATCAATCGGATTTTCTGTCGCCCTGACGCCATTGAATTTGGGGTTGGTTTTAGCAGGATGCTTTATCGGCACCTTAATTGGTTCATTACCTGGTATTGGTCCTATCAATGGCGTCGCCATTTTATTGCCATTAGCCTATTCCATTGGTTTACCACCAGAATCAGCTCTTATTCTGCTAGCCGGCGTCTATTATGGCGCTGAGTATGGCGGCCGGATTTCAAGTATATTGCTCAATGTTCCCGGGGACGCTGGTGCTATTATGACCACCTTAGATGGCTACCCTATGGCCAAGCGAGGAGAAGGTGGCAGAGCCTTGGCGTTATCGGCGGTTTCCTCTTTCTTTGGAAGTATGGGCGCATTACTTTTGATGGTCATTTTTGCTCCTTTACTCAGTAAATTAGCCATTCAATTTGGCCCTTCCGAATATGTCTGGCTGATGATTTTTGCCTTCACTTGTTTGGCTACCATGGTGGGTAAACGCCCAATCAAAACCGTTATTGGTGTGGTTATTGGTCTGCTTTTCGCGACCGTAGGCATTGATTCTGGAACCGGTATTTTACGTTTTACCATGGGGATTCCAAACCTATTCGACGGTGTCGACTTTCTGGTTGTCGTCATTGGTATGTTTGCCATCAGCGAAGTATTGATACTGCTAGAAAGCTGGGCTCGTAACGATTTAAAACTCACGCCTGTGGGAAAAAGCTTTATCAGTTTTTCTGACATCATGGCAGTGAAATGGGTCATTTTACGCTCGACAATTTCTGGTTTTTTAATTGGCGTCTTGCCAGGAACAGGGGCATCCATTGCCAGTGCCGTAGCTTACGGTACAGAAAAACGTTTCGCAGCAGGAAAGGACGACCACTTTGGCGAGGGGGATATTCGAGGTTTAGCGGCGCCAGAGGCGGCAAACAATGCAGCGGCGGCAGGCTCTATGGTTCCGATGCTGACGCTGGGTATTCCAGGCAGCGGCACTACAGCTATTTTATTGGGTGCCTTGATGATGTTTAATATTACACCGGGTCCTCTTTTGTTTGAACAACAACCAAATATCGCTTGGGGCCTGATCGCTTCTATGTTTATCGGTAATATCGCCTTGTTGGTGATGAATTTACCGTTAATTGGTGTATTTGTTCGGTTGCTGTCTATCAAACAATCTTATCTTGTACCGATTATTGTGATGTTAACGTTTGTTGGAATCTACTCCATTCATGGGGATACGTTCGATCTCTTCTTCATGATTTTATTGGGTGTTTTTGCTTTCATTTTTCGCAAGTTAGGCTTTTCTCTTGCACCGGTCATTTTAGGTTTGGTATTGGGAGAAGTGTTGGAAGAAAACTTACGCCGTGCACTGTCTATTAGTGGTGGTGATTGGTCTATTTTACTGAATGGCACCATGACTTATGTCTTGGCGATTGCCACTATCGCAGCATTAATTGCACCTAGATTATTGAAAGTGTTTAAAAAATAA